Proteins found in one Streptomyces sp. NBC_00461 genomic segment:
- a CDS encoding zf-HC2 domain-containing protein, with product MTWHVAEEDLRAYAQGELAPPLLWSADTHLVACARCRAVLAEVGDPVGLDVGWERLDAELDAPRPRLFESLLLRLGVADHTARLLAATPVLRRSWLGAVAAVLVMSVAAAHTTKATAAPTLFLALAPLLPLAGVALSYGPALDPTYEMAVVAPVHGFRLLMIRTVAVLVAGLGLNGLATLALPGFGLRALAWLLPALALTATGLALTARLGPVLAPSLVGGAWVALLLAARAQGAGTLVPFTAAGQGVAAAVAALAGGLLFLVRDRFDRFQGSAV from the coding sequence ATGACCTGGCATGTTGCTGAAGAGGATCTACGGGCTTACGCCCAGGGCGAGTTGGCGCCGCCGTTGCTCTGGTCCGCCGACACCCACCTGGTCGCCTGTGCGCGGTGCCGGGCCGTCCTCGCCGAGGTCGGTGATCCGGTCGGGCTCGACGTCGGCTGGGAGAGGCTGGACGCGGAACTCGACGCGCCCCGGCCGCGGCTGTTCGAGTCGCTGCTGCTGCGGCTGGGCGTCGCCGACCACACCGCACGGCTGCTCGCGGCCACGCCCGTGCTGCGCCGCTCCTGGCTGGGCGCGGTCGCCGCCGTGCTCGTGATGAGCGTCGCGGCGGCCCACACGACCAAGGCGACCGCCGCGCCCACACTCTTCCTCGCCCTCGCGCCGCTGCTGCCCCTCGCCGGGGTCGCGCTGTCGTACGGACCCGCGCTGGACCCGACGTACGAGATGGCGGTCGTCGCACCGGTGCACGGGTTCAGACTGCTGATGATCCGGACCGTCGCCGTGCTCGTCGCGGGGCTCGGCCTCAACGGCCTGGCGACCCTCGCCCTGCCCGGCTTCGGGCTGCGTGCCCTGGCCTGGCTGCTGCCCGCGCTCGCCCTCACCGCGACCGGACTGGCGCTCACCGCCCGACTGGGCCCGGTGCTCGCGCCGTCGCTGGTCGGCGGGGCCTGGGTCGCGCTGCTGCTGGCGGCCCGCGCCCAGGGCGCCGGCACGCTCGTGCCGTTCACCGCGGCCGGCCAGGGGGTGGCGGCGGCGGTGGCCGCGCTCGCCGGCGGGCTGCTCTTCCTCGTACGTGACCGTTTCGACCGTTTCCAGGGAAGTGCCGTATGA
- a CDS encoding RNA polymerase sigma factor — protein sequence MSETRSDGDLLRAVAADGDRRAFEELYRRYAPWLTARLRGRCADAGVVDDVVQETFLAIWRGKAHYREEGDVAGWLWRIGSRRLIDALRGDGARGRLRQALTRLRHRDEASAEERVLAGVEHGDLAGALVRLSPELRAVLQATVIDGLTTREAAVLLGIPPGTVKTRAMRARMQLREALA from the coding sequence GTGAGCGAAACGAGAAGCGACGGGGATCTGCTGCGCGCCGTCGCGGCGGACGGGGACCGGCGCGCCTTCGAGGAGCTGTACCGGCGGTACGCGCCCTGGCTGACCGCCCGGCTGCGCGGCCGCTGCGCCGACGCGGGGGTCGTCGACGACGTCGTACAGGAGACGTTCCTCGCGATCTGGCGGGGCAAGGCCCACTACCGCGAGGAAGGGGACGTCGCGGGGTGGCTGTGGCGGATCGGCTCGCGGCGGCTCATCGACGCGCTGCGGGGCGACGGGGCGCGCGGCCGGCTGCGGCAGGCGCTGACGCGGCTGCGGCACCGGGACGAGGCGTCCGCCGAAGAGCGCGTGCTCGCGGGAGTGGAGCACGGGGACCTCGCGGGCGCCCTCGTCCGCCTGTCCCCCGAACTCCGCGCGGTGCTCCAGGCCACGGTCATCGACGGGTTGACCACCCGTGAGGCGGCCGTCCTGCTCGGCATTCCGCCGGGGACGGTCAAGACGCGGGCGATGCGGGCCCGTATGCAGCTGCGGGAGGCACTGGCATGA
- a CDS encoding GntR family transcriptional regulator, whose amino-acid sequence MVEYRIDRRSGVATYVQIVQQTKQALRLGLLEPGDKLPTAREVVEATAINPNTVLKAYRELEREGLVEARRGLGTFVRRTLGAQPADSPLRAELDAWAQRARAGGLDREDVDALFSSVLDQRFPKTDELFHEHEGDQ is encoded by the coding sequence GTGGTCGAGTACCGCATCGACCGGCGCTCCGGCGTCGCCACCTACGTCCAGATCGTCCAGCAGACCAAGCAGGCCCTCCGCCTCGGCCTGCTGGAGCCGGGAGACAAGCTGCCCACCGCGCGCGAGGTGGTCGAGGCCACCGCCATCAACCCCAACACGGTCCTGAAGGCCTACCGCGAGCTGGAACGCGAAGGCCTGGTCGAGGCCCGCCGGGGCCTGGGCACCTTCGTGCGCAGAACGCTCGGCGCGCAGCCGGCCGACTCACCGCTGCGGGCCGAACTCGACGCATGGGCGCAGCGCGCCAGGGCGGGCGGACTCGACCGCGAGGACGTCGACGCCCTGTTCTCATCCGTCCTCGACCAGCGCTTCCCGAAAACCGACGAGCTCTTCCACGAGCATGAGGGGGACCAGTGA
- a CDS encoding ABC transporter ATP-binding protein, whose protein sequence is MSSTSTIPAVALEASGLGKRYGRRAAAALDDCSFRLPAGRISALVGPNGAGKSTLLALAAGLLRPTAGTLTVFGRAPGEFRDRVAFLAQNKPLYPQLTIADTLRMGAELNPSRWDAAYASRIVEEGSLGPAQKIRGLSGGQRTRVALALALGKRPDLMLLDEPMADLDPLARHELMGTLMADAAERGTTVLMSSHIVSELADACDHLLLLGGGRIRLGGGIDDLLNAHTLVTGRGTPADLAPHTVVESRAAGRGLTALIRRDGPVDGTWETEEPSLEELLLAHLRSPDAPALLTPGTTAAPVEVRA, encoded by the coding sequence GTGAGTTCCACGAGCACCATCCCGGCCGTCGCCCTGGAGGCGTCCGGGCTGGGCAAGCGGTACGGCAGGAGGGCCGCCGCGGCCCTCGACGACTGCTCCTTCCGCCTGCCCGCCGGCCGGATCAGCGCACTGGTCGGCCCGAACGGCGCCGGCAAGTCGACCCTGCTGGCCCTGGCCGCCGGGCTGCTGCGGCCCACCGCCGGCACCCTCACCGTGTTCGGCCGAGCGCCCGGCGAGTTCCGTGACCGCGTGGCCTTCCTCGCCCAGAACAAGCCGCTGTACCCGCAGCTGACCATCGCCGACACCCTGCGCATGGGCGCCGAGCTCAACCCGTCCCGCTGGGACGCGGCGTACGCGTCCCGCATCGTCGAGGAGGGGTCGCTCGGCCCCGCGCAGAAGATCCGCGGCCTCTCCGGCGGCCAGCGCACCCGCGTCGCACTCGCCCTCGCGCTCGGCAAGCGACCCGACCTGATGCTGCTCGACGAGCCGATGGCCGACCTCGACCCGCTCGCCCGGCACGAACTCATGGGCACGCTGATGGCGGACGCCGCCGAACGCGGCACCACCGTCCTGATGTCCTCGCACATCGTCAGCGAACTCGCCGACGCCTGCGACCACCTGCTGCTCCTGGGCGGCGGCCGGATACGGCTCGGCGGCGGCATCGACGACCTGCTCAACGCGCACACCCTGGTGACCGGCCGCGGTACACCCGCCGACCTCGCCCCGCACACGGTCGTGGAGTCCCGGGCCGCCGGCCGCGGCCTGACCGCGCTGATCCGACGCGACGGCCCGGTCGACGGCACCTGGGAGACCGAGGAACCGTCCCTGGAGGAACTCCTGCTCGCCCATCTCCGCTCCCCCGACGCCCCGGCCCTGCTCACCCCGGGCACCACCGCGGCCCCCGTGGAGGTGCGGGCATGA
- a CDS encoding RNA degradosome polyphosphate kinase — MSQPETAQAQVQHAQPSVGSIAAHRPHTVSAAVSDLEPDIDADLDAYEEAPYDGPQLPQGRFLDRERSWLAFNERVLELAEDPNTPLLERANFLAIFASNLDEFFMVRVAGLKRRIATGVATRSASGLQPREVLEMIWARSRELMARHAACYHEDVAPALAEEGIHLVRWAELTEKEQARLFTLFRHQIFPVLTPLAVDPAHPFPYISGLSLNLAVVVRNPVTGHKHFARVKVPPLLSRFLESSPGRYVPIEDVIAAHLEELFPGMEVLEHHAFRLTRNEDLEVEEDDAENLLQALERELMRRRFGPPVRLEVEESIDREVLDLLVRELKISEAEVYPLPGPLDLTGLFRIASLDRPELKYKKFIAGVHRDLAEVESASSPDIFAALRTRDVLLHHPYDSFSTSVQAFLQQAAEDDDVLAIKQTLYRTSGDSPIVDALIDAAEAGKQVLVLVEIKARFDEHANIKWARKLEEAGCHVVYGLVGLKTHCKLSLVVRQEGDTLRRYSHVGTGNYHPKTARLYEDLGLLTADPQVGADLSDLFNRLSGYSRRETYRRLLVAPKSLRDGLISRINKEAQHHRAGRPAFIRIKVNSMVDEALIDALYRASQAGVPVDVWVRGICAIRPGVTGLSENIRVRSILGRFLEHSRVFAFGNGGEPEVWIGSADMMHRNLDRRIEALVRVTDPAHRAALNRLLETGMSDTTSSWHLGPDGEWIRHATDADGQPLRNVQEMLIDARRRRRGTATP; from the coding sequence ATGAGTCAGCCAGAAACCGCCCAGGCACAGGTCCAGCACGCGCAGCCCTCCGTGGGCTCCATAGCCGCGCACCGCCCGCACACTGTGTCGGCCGCGGTATCCGACCTGGAACCCGACATCGATGCGGACCTCGACGCCTACGAGGAAGCACCGTACGACGGGCCGCAACTGCCGCAGGGACGGTTCCTCGACCGGGAACGCAGCTGGCTCGCGTTCAACGAACGGGTCCTCGAACTCGCCGAGGACCCGAACACCCCGCTGCTCGAACGGGCCAACTTCCTCGCGATCTTCGCCAGCAACCTGGACGAGTTCTTCATGGTCCGCGTGGCCGGACTGAAGCGCCGTATCGCCACCGGCGTGGCCACCCGTTCCGCCTCCGGCCTCCAGCCCCGCGAGGTCCTGGAGATGATCTGGGCCCGCTCGCGCGAACTCATGGCCCGGCACGCCGCCTGCTACCACGAGGACGTCGCCCCCGCGCTCGCGGAGGAGGGCATCCACCTGGTCCGCTGGGCCGAGCTGACGGAGAAGGAGCAGGCGCGCCTCTTCACCCTCTTCCGGCACCAGATCTTCCCGGTCCTGACCCCCCTCGCCGTCGACCCCGCGCACCCCTTCCCGTACATCTCGGGTCTCTCGCTGAACCTCGCGGTCGTCGTACGCAACCCCGTCACCGGCCACAAGCACTTCGCCCGGGTCAAGGTCCCGCCGCTGCTGTCCCGCTTCCTGGAGAGCTCCCCCGGCCGATACGTCCCCATCGAGGACGTCATCGCCGCCCATCTGGAGGAGCTGTTCCCGGGCATGGAGGTCCTGGAGCACCACGCCTTCCGCCTCACCCGCAACGAGGACCTGGAGGTCGAGGAGGACGACGCCGAGAACCTCCTCCAGGCCCTGGAGCGGGAGCTCATGCGGCGCCGTTTCGGGCCGCCGGTGCGCCTGGAGGTCGAGGAGTCCATCGACCGCGAGGTCCTCGACCTGCTGGTGCGCGAGCTGAAGATCAGCGAGGCCGAGGTCTACCCGCTGCCGGGTCCGCTGGACCTCACGGGCCTGTTCCGCATCGCCTCCCTGGACCGGCCCGAGCTCAAGTACAAGAAGTTCATCGCCGGCGTCCACCGTGACCTGGCCGAGGTCGAGTCGGCGTCCTCGCCCGACATCTTCGCGGCCCTGCGCACCCGGGACGTGCTGCTGCACCACCCGTACGACTCCTTCTCGACGTCGGTGCAGGCCTTCCTGCAGCAGGCGGCCGAGGACGACGACGTACTGGCCATCAAGCAGACCCTGTACCGGACCTCCGGCGACTCCCCGATAGTCGACGCGCTCATCGACGCCGCCGAGGCCGGCAAGCAGGTCCTCGTCCTGGTCGAGATCAAGGCCCGCTTCGACGAGCACGCCAACATCAAGTGGGCGCGCAAGCTGGAGGAGGCCGGCTGCCACGTCGTCTACGGCCTGGTCGGCCTCAAGACGCACTGCAAGCTGTCCCTGGTGGTCCGTCAGGAGGGCGACACGCTACGGCGTTACAGCCACGTCGGCACCGGCAACTACCACCCCAAGACGGCCCGCCTCTACGAGGACCTGGGTCTGCTGACGGCCGACCCGCAGGTGGGCGCCGACCTCTCGGACCTCTTCAACCGCCTGTCCGGCTACTCCCGCCGGGAGACCTACCGCCGTCTCCTGGTCGCCCCCAAGTCCCTTCGCGACGGCCTGATCTCGCGGATCAACAAAGAGGCCCAGCACCACCGTGCGGGGCGTCCGGCCTTCATCCGCATCAAGGTCAACTCGATGGTCGACGAGGCGCTCATCGACGCGCTCTACCGTGCGTCCCAGGCCGGCGTGCCGGTCGACGTCTGGGTGCGCGGCATCTGCGCGATCCGACCGGGCGTCACGGGCCTATCGGAGAACATCCGGGTCCGCTCGATCCTCGGCCGCTTCCTCGAACACTCCCGTGTCTTCGCCTTCGGCAACGGCGGCGAACCCGAGGTGTGGATCGGCAGCGCCGACATGATGCACCGCAACCTCGACCGCCGTATCGAGGCCCTGGTCAGGGTTACCGACCCGGCCCACCGCGCAGCCCTGAACCGGCTGTTGGAGACCGGCATGTCCGACACCACTTCCTCCTGGCATCTCGGCCCGGACGGCGAGTGGATCCGGCACGCCACCGACGCGGACGGCCAACCCCTGCGCAACGTCCAGGAGATGCTCATAGACGCCCGGAGGCGCCGGCGTGGCACAGCAACACCTTGA
- a CDS encoding CHAD domain-containing protein encodes MAQQHLDPTDPTAGPAPALGSARVGGPPTGEALAGYLRAQATEFLRALRLHRETGPAAGNGTENPVDAARALRRSVRRISGSLHTFRPLLETDWSEGLRPELAWLSGTLSMEHAYAARLERLLLALHRLSGAAVFPAQSAATAPASPTGGPATTAATTDRGNLTVGAAKAGALLERQLTLARTRAHSTALQALGSSRFHAVADKVAVLASEVPLTPGAATTDLCVLAAAAEDRLTDAVTALPLVTAGSPYNAEALIHGLSPDPDPHPQDAPWHQVRLLLRLHRYARETLHGTDGPIDVRLLTAGQALDRHRDASEAAAAAASAARTPRIAPATAYSLGVLHADQRHEVEAARFAFQQCWQKQAVSTP; translated from the coding sequence GTGGCACAGCAACACCTTGACCCGACGGACCCCACGGCCGGGCCCGCCCCCGCTCTCGGCTCCGCCCGAGTGGGAGGTCCCCCCACAGGCGAAGCCCTCGCGGGCTACCTGCGGGCCCAGGCCACGGAGTTCCTCCGCGCCCTGCGGCTGCACCGGGAGACCGGCCCCGCGGCAGGCAACGGCACGGAGAATCCCGTCGACGCGGCACGCGCCCTGCGCCGCTCGGTCCGCCGCATCAGCGGCAGCCTGCACACCTTCCGCCCTCTGCTGGAGACCGACTGGTCCGAGGGACTGCGACCCGAACTGGCCTGGCTGTCAGGGACGTTGTCGATGGAACACGCGTACGCGGCCCGGCTGGAACGGCTGCTGCTGGCGCTGCACAGGCTGTCGGGGGCAGCGGTGTTCCCTGCCCAGTCGGCGGCCACAGCACCTGCTTCGCCCACCGGCGGACCCGCCACGACCGCGGCCACCACCGACCGGGGCAACCTGACCGTCGGCGCGGCCAAAGCCGGAGCCCTGCTCGAACGCCAGCTCACCCTCGCCCGGACCCGAGCCCACAGCACCGCCCTCCAGGCGTTGGGTTCGAGCCGCTTCCACGCCGTCGCGGACAAGGTCGCCGTCCTGGCCAGCGAGGTCCCCCTCACGCCCGGCGCCGCCACCACCGACCTGTGCGTCCTGGCCGCCGCGGCCGAGGACCGCCTGACCGACGCCGTGACCGCGCTCCCCCTCGTCACCGCGGGCAGCCCCTACAACGCGGAGGCCCTGATCCACGGCTTGTCCCCGGATCCGGACCCGCACCCCCAGGACGCCCCCTGGCACCAGGTCCGCCTGCTCCTGCGCCTGCACCGCTACGCCCGCGAGACCCTCCACGGCACGGACGGCCCGATCGACGTCCGCCTGCTGACCGCGGGCCAGGCCCTCGACCGGCACCGCGACGCCTCGGAGGCGGCGGCCGCCGCGGCCTCGGCGGCCCGCACCCCGCGGATCGCCCCGGCGACGGCGTACTCGCTCGGGGTACTCCACGCAGATCAGCGGCACGAGGTGGAGGCGGCCCGCTTCGCCTTCCAGCAGTGCTGGCAGAAGCAGGCGGTGAGCACGCCCTGA
- a CDS encoding VOC family protein, with translation MTTSPKLQLTIDCADPERLARFWATALGYKVEPPPAPFATWRAYWLGQGLAEEELGEGDCSDSVIDPDGVGPRIWFQQVPEGKVVKNRLHLDLGVGGGRSVPFADRKERVLAEVARLETVGASRLRMEDSEGSGSFFAVMHDPEDNEFCVH, from the coding sequence GTGACCACTAGTCCTAAACTTCAGCTGACCATCGACTGTGCTGATCCGGAGCGGCTCGCGAGGTTCTGGGCCACTGCGCTGGGTTATAAAGTCGAGCCGCCGCCTGCACCGTTCGCTACCTGGCGCGCGTACTGGCTGGGCCAAGGCCTGGCAGAGGAGGAGCTGGGCGAAGGGGACTGCAGTGACTCCGTCATCGACCCAGACGGCGTCGGTCCGCGGATCTGGTTCCAGCAGGTACCCGAGGGGAAGGTCGTCAAGAACCGGCTCCACCTTGATCTGGGTGTGGGCGGAGGGCGTAGCGTTCCGTTCGCCGATCGCAAGGAGCGAGTGCTCGCCGAGGTGGCGCGGCTGGAGACCGTGGGCGCATCCCGATTGCGCATGGAGGACTCGGAAGGCTCAGGTTCTTTCTTCGCCGTGATGCACGACCCAGAGGACAACGAGTTCTGCGTTCACTGA
- a CDS encoding NUDIX hydrolase, protein MERASVVQAAGCVLWRRSSAHQLELALVYRPRWADWSWPKGKLKRGETHEEAARREVLEETGHTCRLGAALPTARYIDHQNRRKEVRYWAAEATGGTFESNDEVSDLVWLRPDEARDRVTHDRDRDLISAALIVIVTDEDIREL, encoded by the coding sequence ATGGAACGTGCATCCGTGGTCCAGGCGGCGGGCTGCGTGCTGTGGCGCCGTTCGTCCGCTCATCAGCTGGAACTGGCGTTGGTCTACAGGCCTAGGTGGGCTGACTGGTCCTGGCCCAAGGGAAAGCTGAAGCGGGGGGAGACGCACGAAGAGGCGGCCCGCCGGGAGGTGCTGGAAGAGACCGGCCACACGTGCCGTCTGGGAGCGGCTCTCCCCACAGCTCGGTACATCGATCATCAGAACCGACGCAAGGAAGTCCGCTACTGGGCAGCTGAAGCGACGGGCGGAACGTTCGAATCCAACGACGAAGTGAGCGATCTTGTGTGGCTTCGGCCGGACGAAGCCCGTGATCGAGTCACACACGACAGGGACCGCGATCTCATCTCAGCTGCGCTGATCGTCATCGTCACGGACGAAGACATCAGGGAGCTGTGA